The Streptomyces sp. BA2 genome includes the window CAGGACGGGGACTCATTCATGCCAAGTGACACCTACCTCGCCGCGGGCGCGGCCGGCGCGGCTGCGGCGCAGCTGGACTCCGGTCTGCTCTCGCCGGTCTGGGCGGATGCGCCCATCGTGGCCGCGGTGTCCGACAGGGCGTGGCTCCAGGCCATGCTGGACGCGGAGGCGGCGCTGAGCCGGGCGCAGGCCCGGCTCGGCACGGTGCCCGAAGCGGCCGCACATGTGATCACGGAGTTGGCGCAGGCCGACCGTCTCGATCTGCCGGCCCTGGCCGCACAGGCGCGCCAGTCCGCCAACCCCGTCGTGGCACTGGTACGAGAGTTCACCGCCCTGGTCGCGACGCACGACCCGGACGCGGCCGTGTACGTGCACCGCGGGTCGACCAGCCAGGACATCCTCGACACGGCGACCGTACTGGTGGCCGAGCGGGCCCTGCGACTGATCCGCGCCGATCTCGAACGCGTCGAGGAAGCACTGGCCGCCCTCGTCGGTACACACCGGGACACCCTGATGGCGGGCCGCACCCTGGCCCTCCACGCGGTGCCCACGACCTTCGGCTGCAAGGCCGCGGGCTGGCGCCACCTCGTCCTGGACGCCGTGGAGAAGCTCGACCGGATCAGGGCCGATGGGCTGCCCGTCCAACTCGGCGGAGCAGCCGGGACCTTGGCCGGATACCTCGAACACGCGCGGGGCGCCGAACCCGCCGCCTACGTCGAGGACCTCACGGAGTCGTTCGCGGCGGAACTGGGGCTGTCCGCCCCGCTGCTGCCGTGGCATGTCCTGCGTACCCCTGTGGTGGATGTGGCCACGGCCGCCGCGTTCACCTGTGGCGCCCTGGGCAAGATCGCGGTCGACGTGCTGTCACTGACCCGGACCGAGGTCGGGGAGGTGCACGAGCCGGCGCCCGCGGGCCGTGGTGCGTCCTCGGCGATGCCGCACAAGCGCAACCCGGTCCTCGCCACGGCCATCAGATCCGCCGCTCTGCAGACTCCGCAGCTCGCGGCGACCGTGCTGGGCTGCATGCTGAGCGAGGACGAGCGGTCCGCCGGTGCCTGGCACGCGGAGTGGGAGTCGCTGCGCGCCCTCCTGCGGCTGGCCGGCGGCGCGGCGCACCAGGCGGTGGAGCTCACTTCGCAGCTGTCGGTGGACACCGAACGCATGCGTGCCAATACCGAGATCACCGGGGGGCAGATCGTCTCCGAGAGGATCGCCGCCGTACTGGCCCCACTGCTGGGCAAGGCGCAGGCGCGGGAGTTGCTGAACGAAGCGTCCGTGCGGTCGGCGCGCACCGGCGAGTGTCTGGCCGACGTACTGAGGCAGGACGACCGGGCTTCGGCCGTCCTCGCGGAGGCCCGGCTCACCGACCTGTTCGCGCCCGAGGCGTACACCGGGGCCGCGGGTCCGCTGGCGAAGCGGGCGCTGTCCCGGTCGCTGCCGCCGAGGCACTCGTAGCGGGGAGGTCAGCGCCGGCCGCCCCGCAGGGCGATCGCCGTGAGCTCCTCGATGTCGAACTCCGAGCGGCCGGGGGTGCCGTAGCGAGTCAGCTTCCCCCGGCTCACCCACTTTCGGATGGTGGCTTCGGACACGCCCGCCGCGAGGGCCGCGACATTCGTCGGAATGAGCCGGTGACGTGGCGGCGCGTTCATGCGGCGTCCTCGCGTTTCCGGTTCATCAGTTGCCGCAGTGTGAGCCATTCACGCATCTCCCATGAATGTCCGGAGGAGCATGTGATGCTGCTCTTCGTCGAGTTCGCGTAATTCTGCGGTGAGGCGCTGATCTTTCCCGTGCAGTAGTCCACGACGCACTCGGCGACGAACGCCCGGTGGCTGCCGTGGCCCGGGTCGATGATGCGCAGCAGGTCAGCACGGAGCGTCTCGGTCTCTTCCGCGAAGTCCTTGGCCAGGGGCTGAGCCGTCAGCCACTGAAGGTTGTCCGTCAGGAAGCGGACCAGGTGCGAGACCGAACGGTCCGGCGCGTCGATTCCGACCTCTTCCACGATGATCTCCGACCAGGAGCTCAGCACGGCGAGGATGTTGTGCCGTGTGTCGAGCGCGGACACGTTCAGGTGATCGCGCTGCCGGCTCCCGGACACCTTCGTCGGGTTGCTCGTCCGCCTGGCCGAGGACGACATGTGATGCAGACATTCCTGGTGGAGGCCGGGAAGTGCCCGCAGGCTGCGTTCAAGCTGCTTGGTGCAACGGGCACAGAGGGTCGACCCGATGACGGTGCGCATTTCCTGAGTATGGCTCCTGGGGCATGCCTGAGACTCCACTGGGGCTCCTTCATGAGGCGAGCGAGAAAAACGGAAAGTCGTTGCGATTGCGACCGGGTGATTCTGGTCACCAGATTCCGGTGGCGCGTTCCGTTACCCCGATGTCGTGCACCTCCACTTGGCGCTCCTCATGCATTTCTATGAGGGAATTTGAGCGTTCCACGAGCGATCGTGGGTGTCAATGAGCGTCCCGAGCGGCGAGAGCGAGAATCTAGCGGCGTAAAGAGCCCATTCGATCGCCGTCAAAGGCAAATCCTAGGTCTATTCAAGGCGCGCTGTTGTCCGGCTCTGCGAGGCACGGATACCGTTCCAGACGCTCCAAGGCGCGGCCCCGATCTCGCTGCCGTAGCCCCCCCGTCACCAGCGAGTCCGTCGAGGACAGCACGGACAGTGGAGGAGTGCCGCCATGCCGACCCCGCAGCCGCACGCGCACAAGGCCGAGATCGCATCCCGGGCCTGGGACGAGGCCCGCGCCATGACGGGCACGGCCCCGGTCCACATCCGCGGCGCCTGTGGCGAGTTGACGGCCGCCGCTCTCAAGGCGTACGGCGCGCTCTCGGCCGGGACCGGACAGCATGTCCCGTTCACCGGGCTCGGGTTGGGCGCCGACGGCATGCGTGGACTCGCGGTCTTCCTCACGGTGTACGCCACCGAGCGGGAGGAGCAGGAGCGGCAGCTTGTGCGCGTGCACCGCTGAGGGCGCCCACGGAGGAGGACCGCGTGACGAGGGCCGACGACTTCGAGGAGCAGCGGCCTGTGCTGTTCGCGATCGCCCACCGCATCCTGGGCAGTGAGAGCCAGGCACGCGACGCGGTTCGCGAAACCCGCTCCCGCTGGGAGGCATCCGGGGTGCCCCCGGCATCGGCCGGGGCCTACCTGCCGGCGGAGGTCGCCCGTGTCTCGGCCGAGGCCCTGCGGTCGGCCGAATCGTCGTCTGCGGCCACCTTGTTGACGCTCGAGCGGCTGTCCCCCCTGGAGCGCGCGGTCTGTGTACTGCGGGAGGTCTTCGCCTGCAGCCTCCCGGACATCGCATCGGCCGTGGGGTGTTCGGAGGCAGCGTGCCGCAGGCTCGCCGCCACCCTGCCCGCGGCCGGTGACGGCAGCGGCCGGGTTCCGGCCTGGCCCCGGCGCGTCGCCGGGGCCGAGAACGTGGCCCGACTGCTTGCGGCGACCATCCCACCGCTCGTGCAGATCGGCATCACCGTGGAGCAGCACCGCGTCCGGGGCCGGCCGGGTGCGATCTTCCGCGACCGGAACGGAAAGATCCTCGACAGCGCCATGGCACTCGACATCGTCGACGGCCGTATCCACACCATCCGGCTGGTGCCGAGCCCCGACGTAATCGGTCAATAAATTGTCCGGCAAGAGCCCCGGTCGAATTCCCCTGGAGTGTTCGTCGGGCGGTCCTTGATATCTATTGCGGACGCTTTCCGGGCGGCGCAAGATTGGTGACGGCGTCAAGCGGGGCAAGGGAATTGCCTGTCACATCTCATGTATTCGCCGACGAGGCGGCAACGGCGGCAACGCCAAGGGCCGTCACCGCTGGATCGGAGCGTCATGGAAGACGTCATGCGGGGGATTCGTACGCGCGGGGCATTGCAGCAGCCCGATTGGAGCGACCTTCTCCAAGTACGCGCGGTGGGCGAGGCACTTGCCGCACGCCCCCCACTCGTACGCGCCCACGACGTCTCCACGCTGCGGACGCTCCTGGGTGAAGTGGCGCTCGGCCGGGCCATGGTGCTGCAGTCCGGGGACTGCGCCGAGGACCCGGCGGAATGCACACGCGAGCACGTCGCACGCAAGGCCGCACTGCTCGGCCTGCTCGCCGAGACACTCGGCCTGATCACCCAGAAGCCCGTCGTGCGTGCGGGACGCATCGGGGGCCAGTTCGCCAAGCCCCGGTCCAAGCCCACGGAGGTCATCGACGGCGTCGAACTCCCCGTCTTCCGGGGCCACATGGTCAACGGCCCGGATCCGGACCCCGAACAGCGCCGGCCCGATCCCCTGCGCATCCTCACCGGTTACATGGCCGCGGGCGACATCGTCGAACATCTCGGCTGGCGCGAACCCGCCCTGGGGGACCACCCGGTGTGGACCAGCCACGAGGCGCTTCTCCTCGACTACGAGATCCCCATGCTCCGCACCGACGAGTCGGGGCGGCTGTTCCTCGGCTCCGCCCACTGGCCGTGGATCGGTGAACGCACCCGCCAGGTCGAGGGCGCCCACGTCGCCCTGCTCGCCGAGGTGAGCAACCCGGTGGCGTGCAAGGTCGGTCCCGCCACGGAGCCCGACGAACTGCTCGCGCTGTGCGAGCGGCTCGACCCCTGGCACGAACCCGGGCGGCTCACCCTCATCGCGCGGATGGGAGCCGACGCCGTCACCGACCGGCTGCCGCGCCTCGTCGAAGCCGTACGCGGCGCGGGCCATCCCGTCATCTGGCTCAGCGACCCCATGCACGGCAATACCGTCACGGCGCCGGGCGGCCACAAGACGCGGCTCGTGCGGACCGTTTCGCTCGAGGTCTCCCGCTTCGTCGAGGCCGTGCGCGGCGCCGGCGGCGTCCCCGGGGGACTGCACCTGGAGACCACACCCGACGACATCACCGAATGCGCCACCACCCAGGCCGACCTCGACTTCGTGGGCGAGCGCTACACCTCGCACTGCGACCCCCGCCTCAACGGGTGGCAGGCCAGAACCGTGGTCTCGTCCTGGACCGCCTGAGCCACCCAGGAAGTGGAGCCATGACCGGCATACCCTCCATCAGCCCGTACCCGCTGCCCGCCGAGGGCGACGTGCCCCCACCCGTCGTGCGGTGGACCGCCGAACCCCACCGGTCGGTCCTCCTCGTACACGACATGCAGCGGTACTTCCTCAAGCCGTTCCCCGACACGCTGCGCCGTCAACTGGTCAGTAACGCGGCTCTGTTGCGCGACCGCTGCGCCGCCCTTGACGTCCCGGTCGCCTACACCGCACAGCCGGGCGGCATGACCGACGAGCAACGCGGTCTGCTCAAGGACTTCTGGGGCCCCGGCATGCGACCCGAACCCGAGGACCGCCAAGTGGTCGACGCCCTCGCGCCGGCCGAGGACGACTGGCTGCTCACCAAGTGGCGCTACAGCGCGTTCTTCCGGACCGACCTGCTCCAGCGGATGCGCGCCGAGGGCCGCGACCAGCTCATCCTGTGCGGCGTCTACGCCCACGTGGGTGTGCTCGCCACCGCCGTCGAGGCCTTCACGAACGACATACAGCCGTTCTTCGTCGCGGACGCCACGGCCGACTTCTCTCAGAGCCATCACCGTTCGGCACTCCACTACGCCGCCGAGCGCTGCGCCCTCGTCACCACGGTCAAGGGAGTGTTCGCGTGACGTACGGTCAGCCCGCACCCCCCGGGCACGAGACAGCAGGCGACCTGCTCGACCAGGCGCTGAACGGGCAGCCGGAGGCCTTCGCCCTGCTGCACAGGCCCGGCACCGGGCCCGGCGTCGTGGAGGTCCTGACGGGCTCGGTGACCCTGCCCGCCACGCTCGCCGACATCCCGCTGCCCCCGGCCCAGGGCCCCGGCGCACACCATGAGGTCCTGGTCGTCCTGCCCTACCGGCAGCTGGCCGAGCGCGGCTTCGCCTGTGCCGACGACGGGACGCCCCTGGTGGCGATGACCGTGACCGGCCAGCAGCACCTCCCGTTGGGCGAGGCGCTGGCCCGCCTTCCCGATGTGCCGACCCCGCTGGCCGGTGGCGAGTTCGACGTCGACGACCAGGCATACGAGGACGTGGTGCGCCGCGTGGTCAAGGAGATGATCGGGACAGGGGAGGGCGCGAACTTCGTCATCAAGCGCACGTTCGTCGCCGACATCACGGACTACGGGCCACGCAGCGCCCCCGCGCTGTTCCGCCGGCTCCTCGAACGCGAATCCGGTGTCCACTGGACGTTCCTGATCCACACCGGCACCCGGACCCTGGTCGGCGCCTCCCCCGAACGGCACGTGAGCCTCCAGGGCGGCACGGCAGTGATGAACCCCATCAGCGGCACCTACCGCTACCCGCCCTCGGGCCCCACGCTGTCGGGGGTGCTGGAGTTCCTCGGCGACCGGAAGGAGACCGACGAGCTGTACATGGTGCTCGACGAGGAACTCAAGATGATGGCCCGGATCTGTACGGCGGGCGGCCGGGCCGTGGGCCCCTACCTCAAGGAAATGGCCAGGGTCGCGCACACCGAGTACTTCATCGAGGGCCGCACCGACCGCGACGTGCGCGACATCCTGCGCGAGACGATGTTCGCGCCCACGGTCACCGGCAGCCCACTGGAGAGCGCCTGCCGGACCATCCACCAGTACGAGCCGGGCGGCCGCGGCTACTACAGCGGCGCCGCCGCGCTGATCGGGCGGGACGCCGACGGACAGCGCGTCATGGACTCCGCGATCCTCATCCGCACCGCGGACATCAGCCGGGAAGGGCGCATCGGCATCGGAGCGGGCGCCAC containing:
- the pcaB gene encoding 3-carboxy-cis,cis-muconate cycloisomerase; protein product: MPSDTYLAAGAAGAAAAQLDSGLLSPVWADAPIVAAVSDRAWLQAMLDAEAALSRAQARLGTVPEAAAHVITELAQADRLDLPALAAQARQSANPVVALVREFTALVATHDPDAAVYVHRGSTSQDILDTATVLVAERALRLIRADLERVEEALAALVGTHRDTLMAGRTLALHAVPTTFGCKAAGWRHLVLDAVEKLDRIRADGLPVQLGGAAGTLAGYLEHARGAEPAAYVEDLTESFAAELGLSAPLLPWHVLRTPVVDVATAAAFTCGALGKIAVDVLSLTRTEVGEVHEPAPAGRGASSAMPHKRNPVLATAIRSAALQTPQLAATVLGCMLSEDERSAGAWHAEWESLRALLRLAGGAAHQAVELTSQLSVDTERMRANTEITGGQIVSERIAAVLAPLLGKAQARELLNEASVRSARTGECLADVLRQDDRASAVLAEARLTDLFAPEAYTGAAGPLAKRALSRSLPPRHS
- a CDS encoding sigma factor-like helix-turn-helix DNA-binding protein, with the translated sequence MTRADDFEEQRPVLFAIAHRILGSESQARDAVRETRSRWEASGVPPASAGAYLPAEVARVSAEALRSAESSSAATLLTLERLSPLERAVCVLREVFACSLPDIASAVGCSEAACRRLAATLPAAGDGSGRVPAWPRRVAGAENVARLLAATIPPLVQIGITVEQHRVRGRPGAIFRDRNGKILDSAMALDIVDGRIHTIRLVPSPDVIGQ
- a CDS encoding 3-deoxy-7-phosphoheptulonate synthase translates to MEDVMRGIRTRGALQQPDWSDLLQVRAVGEALAARPPLVRAHDVSTLRTLLGEVALGRAMVLQSGDCAEDPAECTREHVARKAALLGLLAETLGLITQKPVVRAGRIGGQFAKPRSKPTEVIDGVELPVFRGHMVNGPDPDPEQRRPDPLRILTGYMAAGDIVEHLGWREPALGDHPVWTSHEALLLDYEIPMLRTDESGRLFLGSAHWPWIGERTRQVEGAHVALLAEVSNPVACKVGPATEPDELLALCERLDPWHEPGRLTLIARMGADAVTDRLPRLVEAVRGAGHPVIWLSDPMHGNTVTAPGGHKTRLVRTVSLEVSRFVEAVRGAGGVPGGLHLETTPDDITECATTQADLDFVGERYTSHCDPRLNGWQARTVVSSWTA
- a CDS encoding isochorismatase family protein; the protein is MTGIPSISPYPLPAEGDVPPPVVRWTAEPHRSVLLVHDMQRYFLKPFPDTLRRQLVSNAALLRDRCAALDVPVAYTAQPGGMTDEQRGLLKDFWGPGMRPEPEDRQVVDALAPAEDDWLLTKWRYSAFFRTDLLQRMRAEGRDQLILCGVYAHVGVLATAVEAFTNDIQPFFVADATADFSQSHHRSALHYAAERCALVTTVKGVFA
- a CDS encoding chorismate-binding protein, translating into MTYGQPAPPGHETAGDLLDQALNGQPEAFALLHRPGTGPGVVEVLTGSVTLPATLADIPLPPAQGPGAHHEVLVVLPYRQLAERGFACADDGTPLVAMTVTGQQHLPLGEALARLPDVPTPLAGGEFDVDDQAYEDVVRRVVKEMIGTGEGANFVIKRTFVADITDYGPRSAPALFRRLLERESGVHWTFLIHTGTRTLVGASPERHVSLQGGTAVMNPISGTYRYPPSGPTLSGVLEFLGDRKETDELYMVLDEELKMMARICTAGGRAVGPYLKEMARVAHTEYFIEGRTDRDVRDILRETMFAPTVTGSPLESACRTIHQYEPGGRGYYSGAAALIGRDADGQRVMDSAILIRTADISREGRIGIGAGATIVRHSDPASEAEETRAKAAGLVAALNGGGKERFADHPSVRRALRLRNEPIADFWLSGTGTRTPPPSQLAGRSVLVVDAEDTFTSMIDQQLRSLGLRVTVRRHDEEYAFDGHDLVVMGPGPGDPQEAAHPKMRHLHAAVGTLLRERRPFFAVCLSHQVLGLRLGLPLRRREVPNQGVQKRIDLFGAAEQVGFYNTFSLVGDHDEFVADGVGPVRVSRDAATGEVHALRGPDFASLQFHAESVLTRGGPRIIGTALTGLLTQARVPRAA